One genomic region from Cellulomonas hominis encodes:
- a CDS encoding ABC transporter permease — protein sequence MKTPDLIASAVSNTFRAKTRTSLTILSIFIGAFTLTLTNGLGTGINSYIDDTVSGVGASDAMTVTKTSESSVDPFGGGGGPAEYDPDAVAAGIAGMTVTALTPQDVATIGSIEGVERVEAQRNLTPDFVQLGDGTRYVASVGSLVAGQTTLLAEGDEPDDASEDLQVALPQAYVEPLGLGSDSDAVGRTITIGITDALRTQHRVEATVVGVTEEALASPTGSSLLVNAALTDALFEAQSTGIPADEADRYSQAAVWFDPDATDAEIDALQDRLADAGFTGITIDDQLGMITTVIDGIVLVLNAFAVIALLAAAFGIVNTLFMSVQERTREIGLMKAMGMGSGRVFGLFSLEATFIGFLGSAIGAVLAIIAGTGISTVLGDTVLADLPGLTLIGFDAASIAGIVVLIMAIAFLAGTLPAARAARADPVESLRYE from the coding sequence GTGAAGACCCCCGACCTGATCGCCTCGGCGGTCTCGAACACGTTCCGCGCCAAGACCCGGACGTCGCTGACGATCCTGTCGATCTTCATCGGGGCGTTCACGCTGACGCTCACGAACGGCCTCGGGACCGGCATCAACTCCTACATCGACGACACCGTCAGCGGCGTCGGTGCCTCCGACGCCATGACGGTCACGAAGACCAGCGAGAGCTCGGTCGACCCGTTCGGCGGGGGCGGCGGGCCGGCGGAGTACGACCCCGACGCCGTCGCCGCGGGCATCGCGGGCATGACCGTGACGGCGCTGACGCCGCAGGACGTCGCGACGATCGGGTCGATCGAGGGGGTCGAACGGGTCGAGGCGCAGCGCAACCTCACGCCCGACTTCGTCCAGCTCGGCGACGGCACGCGGTACGTCGCGTCGGTGGGCAGCCTCGTGGCGGGCCAGACCACCCTGCTCGCCGAAGGGGACGAGCCGGACGACGCGTCGGAGGACCTCCAGGTCGCCCTGCCGCAGGCCTACGTCGAGCCGCTCGGGCTCGGCAGCGACTCCGACGCCGTCGGGCGGACGATCACGATCGGCATCACGGACGCCCTGCGCACGCAGCACCGCGTCGAGGCGACCGTGGTCGGCGTGACCGAGGAGGCCCTGGCGTCCCCGACCGGGTCCAGCCTGCTCGTCAACGCGGCGCTGACGGACGCGCTCTTCGAGGCGCAGTCCACGGGCATCCCCGCCGACGAGGCCGACCGCTACTCGCAGGCGGCGGTCTGGTTCGACCCGGACGCCACGGACGCCGAGATCGACGCGCTCCAGGACCGGCTCGCCGACGCCGGGTTCACGGGGATCACCATTGACGACCAGCTCGGCATGATCACGACGGTCATCGACGGAATCGTCCTGGTGCTCAACGCGTTCGCGGTCATCGCGCTGCTCGCCGCCGCGTTCGGCATCGTGAACACGCTGTTCATGTCGGTCCAGGAACGCACCCGCGAGATCGGCCTGATGAAGGCGATGGGCATGGGCAGCGGCCGGGTCTTCGGGCTGTTCAGCCTGGAGGCGACGTTCATCGGGTTCCTGGGCAGCGCGATCGGGGCGGTGCTCGCGATCATCGCCGGGACCGGTATCAGCACCGTCCTGGGGGACACGGTCCTCGCGGACCTCCCGGGCCTGACGCTCATCGGGTTCGACGCCGCGTCGATCGCCGGGATCGTCGTGCTCATCATGGCCATCGCGTTCCTCGCGGGCACGCTGCCCGCCGCGCGCGCCGCGAGGGCGGACCCGGTGGAGTCGCTGCGGTACGAGTGA
- a CDS encoding AAA family ATPase, producing the protein MHEQQPDGFVLTDELSRALALLHEGRNLFLTGRAGTGKSTLVRHFLGTTSRRVVVAAPTGIAALNVDGYTIHRLFGFLPTTDLGDVESGRYRPGRFAGTLASLETLVLDEASMVRADLFDMLVAALERFGPRPGTPFGGVQLVLVGDLYQLPPVVTEHEKAFFETRYPTPYFFSADRFARADFPTVALTTVFRQQGDERLTGLLNAVREGVLVERARAELNARTDPDFEPPAGELWLTLAPTNRVVAARNRQHLDRLPGDPVVSRAVESGDLGLFEPPVEATLRLKAGAQVMMLTNDPLDRWVNGTLARVTALRRDDAGLACEVELRDGTRAEVRPFTWEATRPVVDGGSLRREVVGTYTQLPLRLAWAITIHKSQGQTLDRLVVDLRGGAFEHGQVYVALSRVTSLAGLVLTRPVLPKDLRTDRRILRFLRASTDPGAVARRCAIGVLTVGQEGRMSRPRPVELAVAFDDGSAVSTLINPQRDLDDARSAYGIAVDDVLLAPTLADAWAALAPLLDGCVPVGVGVDAASGLLDFELKRLGTVVPLPLGAEIPAGALTAEDRRGLAAPSALERARAALRAAERAGVPASAGTSFDAAEPGGSGEDGTYLLTRDPDAAPPSPAGLPTVTALLAASRVLSGVLLGHGPGPGRDGVGAVGPDPAVAAVVRDVVADRLTAAAERTTGLPADLVARLRVLEETLGIAVVDAVVGSAGDGRPAIGEVLRSGARVCFTGTAVDAAGRVWSRDEMTVAAVGRGLVCAAGVSRTRCDALVVAEVGTQSGKARKAKELGKPVYSAAEFFAWLAAG; encoded by the coding sequence GTGCACGAGCAGCAGCCGGACGGGTTCGTGCTGACCGACGAGCTGAGCCGGGCGCTGGCGCTCCTGCACGAGGGCCGGAACCTGTTCCTCACCGGCCGCGCCGGCACGGGCAAGTCGACGCTCGTCCGGCACTTCCTCGGCACCACCTCGCGCCGCGTCGTCGTCGCCGCGCCCACCGGCATCGCCGCGCTGAACGTCGACGGGTACACGATCCACCGGCTGTTCGGCTTCCTGCCGACGACGGACCTCGGCGACGTCGAGTCCGGCCGCTACCGCCCGGGCCGGTTCGCCGGCACCCTCGCGTCGCTCGAGACGCTGGTGCTGGACGAGGCGTCGATGGTGCGCGCCGACCTGTTCGACATGCTCGTGGCCGCCCTCGAGCGGTTCGGCCCGCGGCCCGGGACGCCGTTCGGCGGCGTGCAGCTCGTGCTGGTCGGCGACCTGTACCAGCTGCCGCCGGTCGTCACCGAGCACGAGAAGGCGTTCTTCGAGACCCGCTACCCCACCCCGTACTTCTTCTCGGCCGACCGGTTCGCGCGCGCCGACTTCCCGACCGTCGCCCTGACCACCGTGTTCCGGCAGCAGGGCGACGAGCGGCTCACCGGCCTGCTCAACGCCGTGCGGGAGGGCGTCCTCGTCGAGCGCGCCCGCGCCGAGCTCAACGCCCGCACCGACCCCGACTTCGAGCCGCCCGCCGGCGAGCTCTGGCTGACGCTCGCGCCCACCAACCGCGTCGTCGCCGCCCGCAACCGGCAGCACCTCGACCGCCTGCCGGGCGACCCCGTCGTGTCCCGGGCCGTCGAGTCCGGCGACCTCGGCCTGTTCGAGCCGCCCGTCGAGGCGACCCTCCGGCTCAAGGCCGGCGCGCAGGTCATGATGCTGACCAACGACCCGCTCGACCGCTGGGTGAACGGCACGCTGGCCCGGGTCACCGCCCTGCGCCGCGACGACGCGGGCCTGGCCTGCGAGGTCGAGCTGCGCGACGGCACCCGTGCGGAGGTGCGCCCGTTCACCTGGGAGGCCACCCGCCCGGTCGTGGACGGCGGGTCCCTGCGGCGCGAGGTCGTCGGCACCTACACCCAGCTCCCGCTGCGGCTCGCGTGGGCGATCACCATCCACAAGAGCCAGGGCCAGACCCTCGACCGGCTGGTCGTGGACCTGCGCGGCGGCGCGTTCGAGCACGGCCAGGTGTACGTCGCGCTCAGCCGGGTCACCTCGCTGGCCGGGCTCGTGCTGACCCGGCCCGTGCTGCCCAAGGACCTGCGCACCGACCGGCGGATCCTGCGGTTCCTGCGGGCGTCCACGGACCCGGGGGCGGTGGCGCGGCGGTGCGCGATCGGCGTCCTCACGGTCGGCCAGGAGGGCCGGATGTCCCGCCCCCGCCCCGTCGAGCTCGCCGTCGCGTTCGACGACGGCTCCGCGGTGAGCACGCTGATCAACCCGCAGCGGGACCTCGACGACGCCCGGTCCGCGTACGGCATCGCGGTCGACGACGTGCTGCTCGCGCCGACGCTCGCCGACGCCTGGGCCGCGCTCGCGCCGCTGCTCGACGGCTGCGTGCCGGTGGGTGTCGGGGTGGATGCGGCGTCCGGGCTGCTCGACTTCGAGCTCAAGCGGCTCGGCACGGTCGTGCCGCTGCCCCTCGGTGCGGAGATCCCCGCGGGCGCGCTGACCGCCGAGGACCGGCGCGGGCTGGCGGCGCCCTCGGCGCTGGAGCGGGCGCGCGCGGCCCTGCGCGCCGCCGAGCGGGCCGGGGTGCCGGCGTCCGCGGGGACGTCGTTCGACGCCGCGGAGCCGGGCGGGTCCGGCGAGGACGGGACCTACCTGCTGACGCGGGACCCGGACGCCGCTCCCCCGTCGCCGGCCGGGCTGCCGACGGTCACCGCGCTGCTGGCGGCGAGCCGGGTGCTGAGCGGGGTGCTGCTCGGGCACGGGCCCGGGCCGGGGCGCGACGGGGTGGGCGCGGTCGGGCCGGACCCCGCGGTGGCGGCCGTCGTGCGGGACGTCGTCGCCGACCGGCTGACCGCCGCCGCGGAGCGGACCACCGGGCTGCCCGCCGACCTGGTGGCGCGGCTGCGCGTCCTGGAGGAGACGCTCGGGATCGCGGTGGTGGACGCCGTCGTCGGGTCCGCGGGCGACGGGCGACCCGCCATCGGCGAGGTGCTGCGCTCCGGGGCGCGGGTCTGCTTCACCGGGACAGCCGTCGACGCCGCCGGCCGGGTGTGGTCCCGGGACGAGATGACCGTCGCCGCCGTCGGGCGAGGGCTGGTGTGCGCGGCGGGGGTGTCGCGGACGCGGTGCGACGCGCTCGTGGTGGCCGAGGTCGGGACGCAGTCGGGGAAGGCGCGCAAGGCGAAGGAGCTCGGGAAGCCGGTGTACTCGGCGGCGGAGTTCTTCGCGTGGCTGGCGGCGGGCTGA